GATATAGTTGGTTGTTCAGACATCATAAACATCTCATTCTCTTTGAATACCACATCTCTACTATTTACACATCTCTTCTGAACAGGATGCCACAGCCTATAACCCTTCACTCCCAGTGTAAAGCCTAAGAACATGCATTTTACAGCCCTAGGTTTCAACTTACCTTGCCTTTGATGCATATAGCCTACACATCCAAATACCTTCAAGTGTTCCAGCTTAGGAGATTGTCCTGTCCAACTTTCTTCAGGAGTTTTCAGCTCTATGGACTGATGTGGGCACCTATTTAGAGTGTAGATAGTGTAGGAAACAGCTTCAGCCCAATATTTTTCAAGCAAAAGTGCATCGGACAGCTGATATCTAACCCTCTCAAGCACGGTTCTTTTTAATCTTtcagctactccattttgttgaagTGTATACCTCACTGTTCTGTGCCTCACCATGCCATTCTCCCTGCAAAACAAGTTAAATTTCTCTCCATAAAACTCTAAACCATTGTTAGTTCATAAGtgtttaatatgtttagaggtATGTTTTTCAATCAAGGTCTTCTATTCTTTGAATCTACTAAACACTTCATCTTTGGTTTTTAGAAAGTAAACCCAACTCTTCTTTGAGTAATCATctataaagaaaagaaagtacCTTACTCCACTTAGAGATGGAGAGTGACCTGGCCCCCATAAGTCTGAATGCACGTATTCAATGTTCTCTTTGGAGGTGTGTTGTCCTTTAGGGAAGTCTTGCCTTGTTGCTTTGCCTAgtatgcaatgttcacaaaattttAAGCTGACTCCAACACCCTTAGGAAGAATCCCCTATTTTGAGAGTACTTGCAGCCCCCTCACACTGATATGAGAAAGCCTTTTGTGTCATAACTCATCTTCAGTGGGTTCTTCATCAGTTGTAATCAAGGCCAAATGTGCCATTTGCACATATTTGATGACATACAAGCCATTTACTTTGGTTGCCACCAATACTACTTTTAAatctttaattatttcaaaggtGCCTCCGACACCTCTATACTCACAGCCAATAGCATCAAACATCCCCAATGATAAGAGATTTCTCTTCAAAGTAGGAACATGCCTCACATTCCTAATCAATTTCACTGAACCATCTTGCATCTTCAAGGATATAGACCCTATTTTCCCCCTTGTTCTGTTGGTTTAGCTTCCTCTTCAAGACATAGCAGTCCTTCTTCATGTATCCCATTTTGTGGCAAAAATGACACTTAATCTTGGAGTTGTCACCACTATTCTACTTCCCCTTCCCGTTATTCTTTGTTTTCCCCTTTGAAAACAAGCCTTCTCCTCCTTGCTGATCTTTCTTGCTCATTTGTAACTCTAGTTCTCTGACTCTTATTGCTAATATGATTGCTTCTGTTGTTATTCTTTCTCTACCGTACTTCATGGCTATCTTGATATCTTTGAATGATTCTGGTAGAGAGTTAAGAAATATGAAAGACTCATTTTCTTCCCCAATATTGTCTTCTATTGATCTGAATTCTGAAGAAAATTTCTTGAACTCGTTCAAATTATCAGTGAAGGACTTTGCAACATCTATCTTGTATGTGAAAAATCTTTCCCTCAAGAAAGCTTTGTTAGGCAAGTCTTTGTTGAGATAAATCTCATTCAGTTTGTTCCAGAGGGCATAGGCAGTAGGTTGGTCAACAATCTGTCTTAAAACACTATATGTGATATTCAAGACAATGGTTCTATAAGCATTTACTTCGATTGTCTTTTTCTCTGTCTCGGTGAGTGTTTCAGGGTATTTTACAGGGTCTGTAATGGCAAAAGAGCCTTCTGCTATCCCAAGACTGCTTTAATCTTCACTTTCCACAGTTCAAAGTCTATCTTTCCATCAAACTTCTCGATTTCATATCTAGTTGTAGCCATTCTTGATCTTCAAGATTGACTTATCTGATTATAATAtgcaagaattcaaatcttggatCTATCTTGAACTGTTCACTGAGCTCTAGTACCACTTATTGTCCCAGATGACTATGATCAACTTGTTTGCAATCAAAAACTACTCAGAATTAACGGTCAAGACTCAGGGGAGGCTGTATGCTTAAGGCTCCAAAACTCTTTTATCGTTTACTTGATGacagctcaatcgtgtagacgaagatCTAAGAACTAaatgatagttcaattatgtaaacgataGACCaaagtgctagacgatcgtgtagacgacagttGATTAGAGCTAAACAATTGTATAGACGACAACTgaagagctagacgatcgtataaacAATGAGATGCGGAGCTAAAAACGATGCGAtaggagctagacgatcgtgtaaatgatacTTAAGTATATGCTAATCGATCGTAgagtaagaaagaaagaacacgAGTGTTTAAGTGGTTCAACCAAAGGTCTACGCCCACCGTGCAAATCGGGAGGGTCTCTTTtattgcttcttcttcaaagtTATTACAGAATGAATGTCTTGGTCTCTCTCGTACGTTATTCTCACATTGATTTTCCTTTTATACACAGATGCTCATGGTTAACGATGaagctctggtggttacaacaaCATAACAGAAAGAAGACGACAACGTTTTAACTGCCTGCAATCTTGTTTTCttgtcttaggttctttctataACACCATCCCAAAGttacattttcaaatgttgCTATGTAATTACAATAACTCTgctaaaacaaatacaaaacaTCGACAGAATGAAGAGAAACATGGTGTTGGCACTGGCGCTAGGAGTTTGCAGGAGGATGAGGCTTCTCCTTCTTCCACATTGAATACATTCAATGTGACTGCCCAATCTGGAagacacattttttaaaaagaagaaaaaaaacacaattattaaaattttatgtgatGCTTCATTGGgttgaaaaatgaaagaagatgGAGAATGATAGAGAAAAATGGAGATGAGGGAGAAACAGGAGAGATATAAGAGATATTAAAAATTGGGAAATTATATCAAATGGTAAAACCgctcaaaatatttacaaaatatagtaaaatttcataactatcacagatagacgctgatagacattcatagacttctatcaatgttaATCAATATACACTGATAGTTGTGAAACTTGgctataaatattttggttaatttttagttttgaaacttggctatattttgtaaatattttggttattttttctcaatttgaaaataacccttaataaaatatatattttttttcatgccATCCTTGCCACATCATCCACCTAGTCAATTTCATGAACAAATTTAATGGTGTAATTGTAGAGGGACcttttaaacatattattaaaaatttagggactaaaatcattaatttgaaacattaaagaccaaatttcttaaaattcaaagaccaaaaagtatttttatcaTATAGATATATTctaataatattagaaattggagttgatttgagtcaagccaaaattttaaaagtgtaGGTCGAATCTAACCTAATTGGAAAAAAAACCATTAGAAAATCCAACCTAATCAACTCCGAAATTAAaactaacccaatccaacctttacaatttgggttgggtagtccgggttGTTTGGTTAGTTGACTAATTTAAATACCCCTAATAACAAGGGCCAAAggaagcatttttttttttttaaaattcaaggacTAGAATGGACGCTATTGAAAGTTTGGGTatcaaaatagaagaagaagatttaaacattttttgttaaattataaaaaatgcccCTGAACTTTATACTTTGTGTCAAAAATGcccctaaaatttcaaaattttcaaaaatactcttaaactttaaaaaatgttaaaaaaaataccattactattagttttggatggaaaccgttaaaattttatttaaaaaatacccaTGAACTTTCAAAACGTTTCAAAATACCTCAACCATTAGTATCTGAACAAAAACTGTTAATTCCCTGTGACAAAAAtgacttaaattttttttaaaaaaaatttaaaatgttcatacCATTAATATGAcaatcaatttgtttgaagttttttttaagctcaaaaaaaccaattttaaaataaattatatagatatcctcatttttttcataCAGATGctctcatatttctcttaattttccaaATCTTAGTTTAtaccaattttctcaacaaccaaaattttaagttaaaacataaaatgccacaaaatttaacaaaattccaaaatcaaaatttcctcTTGAAACATATCAAAATCATAAATAGTCAAGTAAAAAAAGTATTTGGCTATTAACGCACACTCAATTACTGACGTACaattttgtgaaaatatttaaatcttaaaatcaTTTGGTGCTTTATCTAttatctttcttcttattatAGTTGATATACCTTAATGAAAGTGTGCaatcttgtttatttatttattttagataaacAAGTATCAAATAGTTAACAAAAATGGAAGTAAGAGGGTATTGAAGAagggagaggagaaaaagaTCGAAAATAGAGAGGTAAGACGATATTAACAATTTCTGTTTATATAATAGTAAgagtattatttttttattttttatttttaaatttaatagtatttctgaaacttttgaaagttgagAAGTATTTTtgacataaaatattaattgctTCTAGTCAAAATTAACAgtaaagatatttttaaatttattttaaaagtttaaagatatttttgaagcttttgaaattttaggaacATTATTTTAATGTAAAGTAAAAAGTTcaggacatttttttttttataatttagcgatttttttttaaccttttatcTAACGCACCCGACTTGTCACTCTCGAGCTCGAAACTCGTCCGTCTTGCTTTGGCACataatttaggttattattttaCCTTCGTCTCTttcattctctctttcttctatCTCTGCCCTTCAATCTTAATCTCTCTTTCCGctcactcttcttcttcttcttcttctcaaccATTCTTGTTCAGTCACTCGGCTTCTCTTTCGATTCTCCCACCCACTTTCTGATCTTAACCATTCTTCCGCGGAGCTTCAATTTTGGTAAGTTCCATCCTTCCCTTCCCTTCTCTCCTTCATATCTGCAATTCGCGATTAGAAAACACTTGCACTAAGAATTAGTAAAGAACTTCTAAATATTGAAATACCCAAAATCAAGGCAAGCTTAATGGTACATAGTAAAACATGTAAAAGGAGGTTGGTTATCTGTTTTTGCTAGTAATGAGATTGTGAATATTAAATTTGGCCGACGTAGTTGCCAGCGTATCTGCCTGCATTTATTCACGTTGTTTGATTCTTACTTTTGTTATACTGGGGGTTTTTCACTTTTCTGGGAGAGTTTTGCAAATGGGTTGTCTTTCTTTTTGGTTCATAGCTAGGTCTGCGGCTGATTGCACAAGTGACTGACTGACTGTACCGTTCAATTTTAGTCACTCAATTCAGAGAATCATTTGCGCCAAAGCTTAAAGATGAGAGCTGCTGGTTTGCTACACTTCGCCCGTGTCTTCTTCATGTCAAATCGTAGTCTCATCACTACTCAAAGGTACCCTTCGAATCTGTATTTTTGAGCTTGAATGAATATGTCTTCACTTATTTAACAGATTTGCATGTGTTTCTTTCTCTGGTTTGTTTTGAGATATGCTCAGTGAATAATTTTAAGTTAGAATGTTTGCACGAGCTGCCCTATCTATGATTCTTTGTCTGTCACTTATTGAGAATGGGTCATCCAGAAGTTTTGTTTTATATAGGGTTCAGGTTTCATTCCCAAGGAAACCCTTTTCTTGCCGAGCAAAATTTGGTTAGTGCTTCAGTTTGAAATTCCATTGATGTTGTCATTGACTTGTTGTAGTTACTTAATCTCTTGATGAAGTCATGTGGTCTCTTGACCATGCTTACTATGTTTTGATGATCTAAAATAACAGATTCTGAGATTGATGGATCAGCCAACATAAAGGTTGTTTCTCCAGCCCTTCTAACAGCAGAAAAAGAAGAGGCCAAGGCAGTTTTAACCttgtttttaaagaaacaaGGTCTAAGCAATGCAATTGCTGCAAGAACAATAAACAAGTCTGATCTCTTCATTGACCATCTTGTCTTGAGGCTTCATTTGATTCATAAATCTCGGTATCTAGTAGGTACAATTttaatgtacttgttatcaccAATCACAGTGCATTTGATTTAGTTGGATAAAGAAATGACAATGCCAGAAACTATAATCTAGTTCATATGACTATGCAGGACGAGAGTTGACTACACTTGAGATTAGAGATGCTTTGAATCCTTATCTTGAGTCCCTTTTTGAAGAGCATGGGACTCATCTCGTGCATGCTGTAGAAAACTTTCCGAATCCTCCTATTAAGGAAAAAATTGCTACAAGAGCTCCTGTCTCAAATTCAACAATTGACACGAAGAAGCTGAGAGCCATCTCTCGAGTGAGTGAAAAAGGTCCTACTGGAAAGCTCCGACCTCAGATCCTTTACCTGATTGAGCATGGCTTAAATCTTgatcaaattaaagaaattactCGCAGATTCCCAGCATTTGCTTACTACAGCTTGGAGGGGAAAATAAAGCCTGTGATCGagttttttcttgatcttggagTGCCAAAATCTGATATCCCTGTTATCCTCAACAAGAGGCCTCAGTTATGTGGAATAAGTCTGACTGAAAATCTAAAACCAACCATGACATTCTTAGAAAACTTGGGCGTTGACAAGAAAAAATGGGCAAAAGTGATATACCGTTTTCCAGCTGTTCTCACCTACAGCAAACAGAAGGTTGAGACAACTACTAGTTTTCTTTATGAAATGGGACTCTCAGAGGAGAGCGTTGGTAAAGTATTGACCCGTTGTCCAAACATCATAAGTTACAGTGTTGAGGAAAAGTTAAGGCCCACGGCCAAATATTTTCACTCACTAGGAGTTGATGTTGCTGTCCTTCTCTATCGTTCCCCGCAGACATTTGGTCTTAGTATTGAGGCTAATTTGAAACCAGTGACACAATTTTTCTTGGAGAGGGGCTACAGCATGGAGGATGTTGGAACCATGATCTCAAGATATGGAGCCTTGTATACTTTCAGCTTAGCTGATAATTTAGTGCCCAAATGGGATTTCTTTCTAACCATGGGGTATTCAAAATTGGAGCTTATCAAATTTCCCCAATATTTTGGTTACAGCTTGGAGGGGAGGATTAAACCAAGGTATGCAATTATGAAAAAGAGCCAGGTGATGTTGTTACTGAACCAGTTGTTAACATTATCAGAAAGTGACTTCATCGAGACTGTGAAAAAGAAAGTGAACAAGTTGCTTCCCAAGAATTGACTGACTTTCTGTAAGAACAAGAGTACTATACTGGGAAGCTTTTATGATGACCTATATGATGTCCGGCCTTGTAAGTAATTCTCTTGCAGTGCTTTATCTGCAACAAGAGTTACCGTGTCTCGGGATGATCGGAATTCTGTCATTTGGTCTGGTTATAAGAAGAGATTAAAGTATCATGTGGTTCATTTTCCAGATCTACACCTTTCCATCTTACTGTGAACTCCCATGAGTTTTCAAGCGTGGATATGGAAGACAATGCCTGGGGCGAGTTCTGTGTACCTGGCCTGGAGATGCTTTCTTGAATCTTGATTTGATCTATCCCTTTGGTCTTGATTTTTATTCTTATATTCATCATTTCCCACCAATGTAATAATTTTAGTACTCGAGTCTTGGTCTGtacaaaactttaaatttt
The nucleotide sequence above comes from Benincasa hispida cultivar B227 chromosome 3, ASM972705v1, whole genome shotgun sequence. Encoded proteins:
- the LOC120074241 gene encoding transcription termination factor MTERF5, chloroplastic isoform X3, with product MRAAGLLHFARVFFMSNRSLITTQRVQVSFPRKPFSCRAKFDSEIDGSANIKVVSPALLTAEKEEAKAVLTLFLKKQGLSNAIAARTINKSDLFIDHLVLRLHLIHKSRYLVGRELTTLEIRDALNPYLESLFEEHGTHLVHAVENFPNPPIKEKIATRAPVSNSTIDTKKLRAISRVSEKGPTGKLRPQILYLIEHGLNLDQIKEITRRFPAFAYYSLEGKIKPVIEFFLDLGVPKSDIPVILNKRPQLCGISLTENLKPTMTFLENLGVDKKKWAKVIYRFPAVLTYSKQKVETTTSFLYEMGLSEESVGKVLTRCPNIISYSVEEKLRPTAKYFHSLGVDVAVLLYRSPQTFGLSIEANLKPVTQFFLERGYSMEDVGTMISRYGALYTFSLADNLVPKWDFFLTMGYSKLELIKFPQYFGYSLEGRIKPRYAIMKKSQVMLLLNQLLTLSESDFIETVKKKVNKLLPKN
- the LOC120074241 gene encoding transcription termination factor MTERF5, chloroplastic isoform X2 translates to MFARAALSMILCLSLIENGSSRSFVLYRVQVSFPRKPFSCRAKFDSEIDGSANIKVVSPALLTAEKEEAKAVLTLFLKKQGLSNAIAARTINKSDLFIDHLVLRLHLIHKSRYLVGRELTTLEIRDALNPYLESLFEEHGTHLVHAVENFPNPPIKEKIATRAPVSNSTIDTKKLRAISRVSEKGPTGKLRPQILYLIEHGLNLDQIKEITRRFPAFAYYSLEGKIKPVIEFFLDLGVPKSDIPVILNKRPQLCGISLTENLKPTMTFLENLGVDKKKWAKVIYRFPAVLTYSKQKVETTTSFLYEMGLSEESVGKVLTRCPNIISYSVEEKLRPTAKYFHSLGVDVAVLLYRSPQTFGLSIEANLKPVTQFFLERGYSMEDVGTMISRYGALYTFSLADNLVPKWDFFLTMGYSKLELIKFPQYFGYSLEGRIKPRYAIMKKSQVMLLLNQLLTLSESDFIETVKKKVNKLLPKN
- the LOC120074241 gene encoding transcription termination factor MTERF5, chloroplastic isoform X1; the protein is MRAAGLLHFARVFFMSNRSLITTQRSFVLYRVQVSFPRKPFSCRAKFDSEIDGSANIKVVSPALLTAEKEEAKAVLTLFLKKQGLSNAIAARTINKSDLFIDHLVLRLHLIHKSRYLVGRELTTLEIRDALNPYLESLFEEHGTHLVHAVENFPNPPIKEKIATRAPVSNSTIDTKKLRAISRVSEKGPTGKLRPQILYLIEHGLNLDQIKEITRRFPAFAYYSLEGKIKPVIEFFLDLGVPKSDIPVILNKRPQLCGISLTENLKPTMTFLENLGVDKKKWAKVIYRFPAVLTYSKQKVETTTSFLYEMGLSEESVGKVLTRCPNIISYSVEEKLRPTAKYFHSLGVDVAVLLYRSPQTFGLSIEANLKPVTQFFLERGYSMEDVGTMISRYGALYTFSLADNLVPKWDFFLTMGYSKLELIKFPQYFGYSLEGRIKPRYAIMKKSQVMLLLNQLLTLSESDFIETVKKKVNKLLPKN